A portion of the Manihot esculenta cultivar AM560-2 chromosome 2, M.esculenta_v8, whole genome shotgun sequence genome contains these proteins:
- the LOC110602619 gene encoding uncharacterized protein LOC110602619 translates to MLTMHPHPYTVDSLSKSQELASAIFSSSTPAQISSVCSSIASFLQTHTPDQSRHFFSLTFPTLICKLYGFGDGASPPNETQLASSNGGWIDIILQSKDSDLASRVFSLLSPNGVIFQSIYAVDRQSLVKYVFPVERLPEWARFMLSSERDCQVLNNLCPLFRGKIKEDSIKGSLYYQVQLNVFEYFMFWFAYYPICKGNSENPNNKPTKRTRKLKLENWIWTSSIPGFSHSKRGNEQEFEHNLYVRLLCAYLLAFVPIRDLESHQPYRNSLLHYGRGNDGSILLRAEFFVDTLVHYWLVDNDFSPLPVNVCKSFGLSFSLKSVLGENPPTPNLGEIVKLLVKHLNLSATVVKDSPAQAESPKWRSSVGSFDLKSREFAASLNDSMHVGASWNLWIQRPVYRFVLRTFLFCPVGTSIKNASQVFLVWISFLEPWKVGLGDFLELDAIADGLGKDLKKENERSREGGYSALWQDYVLSNYLYYSSLVMHFIGFAHKFLHTDPELIVQMVLQVMKILTSSKELTDLVKKMDAVFHSKQAGSGKLMLNSLYRYVPLIREHLQDWEDGLCESDADGSFLHEHWNKDLRLFSDGEDGGQQLLQLFILRAEAELQANSGDNLAHNLQLVDSLKAQVSCLFGGYTVKPISFTPETKQPEQSRDEIFKPRRVANRALADVKYRGDRMKRPISDDEVAWLANLLVWLSIWLNENLGLNQEDNNDGGPKWSYVEVSSEVENVCGPSESMKMMFFAISSWFLALCGSAVRLMRKHGVRINLRILASKKVVMVLFMSALFSVLKKAFGFISV, encoded by the exons ATGCTTACCATGCATCCTCACCCCTACACGGTCGATTCCCTCTCTAAATCACAAGAACTTGCATCCGCTATCTTCTCTTCCTCCACACCCGCTCAGATCTCCTCTGTGTGCTCCTCCATCGCCTCCTTCTTACAAACTCACACACCCGATCAGTCTCGCCACTTCTTCTCCCTCACATTCCCCACCTTAATCTGCAAGCTCTATGGCTTTGGAGACGGCGCGTCGCCCCCTAATGAAACCCAGCTCGCCTCATCAAACGGTGGCTGGATTGATATAATCCTTCAATCAAAAGACTCCGATCTCGCTTCTAGAGTTTTCAGCCTCCTCTCACCAAATGGCGTTATTTTCCAGTCAATCTATGCTGTTGATCGTCAATCGCTGGTGAAATATGTGTTCCCAGTCGAGCGGTTGCCGGAATGGGCCCGGTTCATGCTATCGAGCGAGAGAGATTGTCAAGTCTTAAACAATCTTTGCCCTCTGTTTAGAGGTAAAATTAAGGAGGATTCAATTAAAGGCTCTTTGTATTACCAAGTCCAGTTAAATGTTTTTGAGTATTTCATGTTTTGGTTCGCCTATTACCCTATCTGCAAAGGCAACAGCGAGAATCCAAACAATAAACCTACAAAACGAACCAGAAAGTTAAAACTAGAAAATTGGATTTGGACCTCCTCTATTCCTGGGTTTTCGCATTCTAAGCGCGGAAATGAACAGGAATTTGAGCATAATCTGTATGTGCGGCTTTTATGTGCATATTTGCTTGCTTTTGTGCCTATACGTGATTTGGAGTCACATCAGCCCTATCGCAACTCGCTTCTGCATTATGGACGGGGAAATGATGGATCAATTTTGTTGAGAGCAGAGTTTTTTGTTGATACATTGGTGCACTATTGGTTGGTTGATAATGATTTCTCTCCTCTGCCTGTTAATGTTTGCAAGTCATTTGGATTGTCATTCTCACTCAAGTCAGTTTTAGGTGAGAATCCACCAACGCCTAATTTAGGTGAGATAGTGAAGTTACTGGTTAAGCACTTGAACTTGAGTGCGACTGTGGTCAAAGATAGCCCTGCCCAAGCAGAGAGTCCAAAATGGAGGTCTTCTGTAGGTTCATTTGATTTGAAGTCAAGGGAATTTGCTGCATCTTTGAATGATTCTATGCATGTGGGTGCCTCATGGAATTTGTGGATTCAGAGGCCAGTTTATAGGTTCGTTTTGAGGACATTTCTATTTTGTCCAGTGGGGACTTCTATAAAGAATGCTTCACAGGTGTTTCTGGTTTGGATTAGTTTTTTGGAGCCTTGGAAGGTTGGGTTAGGTGATTTTCTAGAACTTGATGCAATTGCGGATGGGTTGGGAAAGGATTTGAAGAAGGAAAATGAGAGGAGTAGAGAGGGTGGCTATTCAGCTTTGTGGCAGGATTATGTGTTATCTAATTACTTGTACTACAGTTCTTTAGTTATGCATTTCATTGGGTTTGCTCATAAGTTTCTTCACACTGACCCAGAACTGATAGTCCAGATGGTATTGCAG GTTATGAAAATACTGACATCATCCAAGGAGTTAACTGATCTAGTAAAGAAAATGGATGCTGTTTTCCATTCCAAACAAGCTGGATCAGGCAAATTGATGCTTAACAGCTTATATAGATATGTTCCTTTGATTCGTGAACACTTGCAG GACTGGGAGGATGGTTTATGTGAGAGTGATGCTGATGGATCTTTCTTGCATGAGCATTGGAACAAAGATTTAAGACTTTTTAGCGATGGGGAAGATGGTGGACAACAACTCCTTCAG TTGTTTATATTGCGTGCGGAAGCTGAGTTGCAAGCTAATTCTGGTGATAACCTCGCACACAACTTGCAGCTTGTGGATTCGTTGAAGGCACAGGTGAGCTGCTTGTTTGGTGGTTATACCGTAAAACCAATTTCATTTACACCAGAAACGAAGCAGCCTGAGCAATCTCGAGATGAAATATTCAAGCCCAGAAGGGTCGCCAACCGAGCATTGGCTGATGTCAAATACAGGGGTGACCGGATGAAGCGCCCCATCTCTGATGATGAGGTTGCATGGCTTGCAAACTTACTTGTGTGGTTATCAATCTGGCTTAACGAGAATCTGGGGCTGAATCAAGAAGACAACAATGATGGTGGCCCTAAATGGTCATATGTGGAGGTCTCAAGTGAGGTGGAAAATGTATGTGGACCCTCGGAGAGTATGAAAATGATGTTCTTTGCTATCAGTTCGTGGTTCCTTGCGCTGTGTGGCTCAGCAGTGAGGTTAATGAGAAAGCACGGTGTGAGAATAAACCTCAGGATACTGGCCTCGAAGAAGGTTGTCATGGTTTTGTTCATGTCTGCTCTGTTCAGCGTATTGAAGAAAGCTTTTGGGTTTATATCAGTGTAA
- the LOC110609259 gene encoding peroxisomal acyl-coenzyme A oxidase 1 has translation MDGVDHLAHERNKAQFDVDEMKIVWAGSRHAFHVSDRMARLVASDPVFRKDNRAMLSRKELFKNTLKKAAHAWKRIIELRLSEEEAGKLRFYVDEPAFTDLHWGMFVPAIKGQGTDEQQQKWLPLAYKMQIIGCYAQTELGHGSNVQGLETTATFDPETDEFIIHSPTLTSSKWWPGGLGKISTHAVVYARLITDGQEHGVHGFIVQLRSLDDHMPLPGITVGDIGMKFGSGAYNTMDNGVLRFDHVRIPRNQMLMRVMQVTREGKCVQSNVPRQLIYGTMVFVRQTIVADASSALSRAVCIATRYSAVRRQFGSQDGGIETQVIDYKTQQNRLFPLLASAYAFRFVGEWLKWLYTDVTQRLQANDFSTLPEAHACTAGLKSLTTSATADAIEECRKLCGGHGYLSSSGLPELFAVYVPACTYEGDNVVLLLQVARFLMKTVSQLGSGKRPIGTTAYMAQAEDLLQCRCRVQKAEDWLKPSILLEAFEARAVRICVARAESLSKFPNPEEGFAELSADLVEAAIAHCQLIVVSKFIEKLQQDIPGKGVKQQLQILCNIYALNLLHKHLGDFLSTGCITPEQASLANDQLRSLYSQIRPNAIALVDAFNYTDHYLGSVLGCYDGNVYPKLYEEAWKDPLNDSVVPDGFHEYVRPMLKQQLRNARL, from the exons ATGGACGGCGTCGATCACTTGGCTCACGAGAGGAATAAGGCGCAATTCGATGTCGACGAGATGAAGATCGTCTGGGCTGGTTCCCGCCACGCCTTCCATGTCTCCGATCGCATGGCTCGTCTGGTCGCAAGCGATCCA GTTTTTCGAAAGGATAATAGAGCTATGCTAAGCCGGAAGGAATTGTTTAAAAACACTCTGAAGAAAGCAGCTCATGCATGGAAACGTATCATTGAGCTCCGCCTTTCTG AAGAAGAGGCTGGTAAGTTGAGGTTTTATGTGGATGAACCTGCATTTACGGATCTTCACTGG GGAATGTTTGTTCCAGCAATTAAAGGACAAGGCACTGATGAGCAGCAACAGAAATGGCTACCTTTGGCATATAAGATGCAAATAATTGGATGCTATGCACAAACTGAACTTGGTCATGGCTCCAATGTTCAAGGGCTTGAAACTACTGCAACATTTGATCCAGAGACAGATGAATTTATTATTCACAGTCCTACACTAACTTCAAGCAAA TGGTGGCCTGGTGGATTGGGTAAAATTTCCACACATGCTGTTGTTTATGCACGTCTTATAACTGATGGTCAAGAACATGGAGTACATG gCTTTATCGTCCAACTTCGCAGTTTGGATGATCACATGCCTCTTCCAGGCATAACAGTTGGTGATATTGGAATGAAATTTGGGAGTGGAGCATATAATACCATGGACAATGGTGTTTTAAGATTTGATCATGTGCGCATCCCAAGGAACCAAATGTTGATGCG AGTAATGCAGGTTACAAGGGAAGGGAAATGTGTGCAATCCAATGTCCCACGGCAATTGATTTATGGCACTATGGTATTCGTGCGGCAGACAATTGTAGCTGATGCATCCTCTGCTTTATCACGGGCAGTTTGTATTGCTACAAGATATAGTGCCGTCCGCAGACAATTTGGTTCTCAGGATGGTGGCATTGAGACCCAG GTGATCGACTACAAAACTCAGCAAAATAGACTCTTCCCTTTGTTGGCTTCTGCATATGCTTTCAGATTTGTTGGTGAATGGTTGAAATGGCTTTATACGGATGTGACCCAGAGGTTGCAAGCCAATGATTTCTCAACATTGCCTGAAGCTCATGCATGTACTGCTGGTTTGAAGTCATTGACTACTTCAGCAACTGCT GATGCTATTGAAGAATGTAGGAAACTATGTGGTGGACATGGTTACCTTTCCTCCAGTGGGCTTCCTGAGTTGTTTGCTGTTTATGTTCCAGCCTGTACATATGAAGGAGACAACGTTGTGCTGCTTTTACAG GTTGCAAGGTTTCTCATGAAAACTGTTTCTCAGCTGGGTTCTGGAAAGAGGCCTATTGGAACAACAGCTTACATGGCACAGGCAGAGGATCTTTTGCAGTGCCGTTGTAGAGTTCAAAAGG CGGAGGATTGGTTAAAACCTAGTATTTTATTGGAGGCATTTGAAGCCAGGGCTGTTAGGATATGTGTTGCCCGTGCTGAAAGCCTTAGCAAGTTTCCAAATCCTGAAGAGG GTTTTGCTGAACTCTCTGCTGATCTTGTTGAGGCTGCAATTGCTCATTGCCAGTTGATTGTCGTGTCCAA GTTCATTGAGAAATTGCAGCAAGATATACCAGGGAAAGGAGTGAAACAGCAATTGCAGATTCTTTGCAATATTTATGCTTTGAACCTCCTTCACAAACATCTGGGTGATTTTCTATCTACCGGATGCATCACACCCGAGCAAGCTTCACTTGCAAATGATCAGCTCAGATCTTTATATTCCCAG ATCCGACCAAATGCCATTGCACTCGTTGACGCATTTAACTACACTGATCACTACCTTGGTTCGGTTCTTGGTTGTTATGATGGAAACGTATATCCGAAACTCTATGAAGAAGCATGGAAGGATCCGTTAAATGATTCGGTTGTGCCTGATGGCTTTCATGAATATGTTCGCCCAATGCTGAAGCAGCAGCTCCGTAATGCCAGACTCTGA
- the LOC110608745 gene encoding transcription factor WER isoform X1: protein MTHLALQFFLSRKHACDLLMAPVNSEESSNSKMVMNKGAWTAEEDKILAEYIEVHGAKRWKAVAMKAGLKRCGKSCRLRWLNYLRPNIKRGNISDEEEDLILRLHKLLGNRWSLIAGRLPGRTDNEIKNYWNSHLSKKINKMERTPESSIPQESIPDNAAAAAQDMMEEGSQGAVFPELSFDADGFFDFSMEGSCSLEWVNKFLELDEDPWLADKS, encoded by the exons ATGACCCATCTGGCCCTTCAATTCTTTCTTTCACGTAAGCATGCATGTGAT TTGCTCATGGCACCCGTGAACAGTGAGGAATCTAGTAATAGTAAGATGGTCATGAACAAAGGAGCATGGACAGCTGAAGAAGATAAAATATTGGCAGAGTATATTGAAGTTCATGGAGCCAAGAGATGGAAAGCAGTCGCAATGAAAGCAG GTTTGAAACGATGTGGGAAGAGTTGCAGACTGAGATGGTTGAACTATTTGAGACCCAACATCAAGAGAGGCAACATTTCAGATGAAGAAGAAGACTTGATTCTTAGACTCCATAAACTACTTGGCAACAG GTGGTCGCTGATCGCTGGCAGACTTCCGGGGCGAACAGACAATGAAATAAAGAACTACTGGAATTCTCATCTgagcaaaaaaattaataagatggAGAGAACACCAGAGTCTTCAATTCCACAGGAGAGCATCCCTGAtaatgctgctgctgctgctcagGACATGATGGAAGAGGGCAGTCAAGGAGCTGTATTTCCGGAGCTTAGCTTCGATGCCGACGGCTTCTTCGACTTCTCCATGGAAGGGTCCTGCAGTTTGGAATGGGTGAACAAGTTTCTTGAACTTGATGAGGATCCATGGCTTGCCGACAAGAGCTGA
- the LOC110608745 gene encoding transcription factor MYB114 isoform X2 — MAPVNSEESSNSKMVMNKGAWTAEEDKILAEYIEVHGAKRWKAVAMKAGLKRCGKSCRLRWLNYLRPNIKRGNISDEEEDLILRLHKLLGNRWSLIAGRLPGRTDNEIKNYWNSHLSKKINKMERTPESSIPQESIPDNAAAAAQDMMEEGSQGAVFPELSFDADGFFDFSMEGSCSLEWVNKFLELDEDPWLADKS; from the exons ATGGCACCCGTGAACAGTGAGGAATCTAGTAATAGTAAGATGGTCATGAACAAAGGAGCATGGACAGCTGAAGAAGATAAAATATTGGCAGAGTATATTGAAGTTCATGGAGCCAAGAGATGGAAAGCAGTCGCAATGAAAGCAG GTTTGAAACGATGTGGGAAGAGTTGCAGACTGAGATGGTTGAACTATTTGAGACCCAACATCAAGAGAGGCAACATTTCAGATGAAGAAGAAGACTTGATTCTTAGACTCCATAAACTACTTGGCAACAG GTGGTCGCTGATCGCTGGCAGACTTCCGGGGCGAACAGACAATGAAATAAAGAACTACTGGAATTCTCATCTgagcaaaaaaattaataagatggAGAGAACACCAGAGTCTTCAATTCCACAGGAGAGCATCCCTGAtaatgctgctgctgctgctcagGACATGATGGAAGAGGGCAGTCAAGGAGCTGTATTTCCGGAGCTTAGCTTCGATGCCGACGGCTTCTTCGACTTCTCCATGGAAGGGTCCTGCAGTTTGGAATGGGTGAACAAGTTTCTTGAACTTGATGAGGATCCATGGCTTGCCGACAAGAGCTGA
- the LOC110609987 gene encoding uncharacterized protein LOC110609987, translated as MAAAPVKPQPLHNFPLSLKWGQTAALSAPSNHHHHRSSNSSLPTSALAPDTETESDPEQTTIRHPHRVGSRSARAHRFSFTSCTPLLPKPKNSSTENQQKQTTCLETEVAEKPQKQVTVLENCNGADAEEDEEEDKHKQEEEEGNSRPWKLRPRRGILAAKSRGELKEAVMVHVNEKKEREDTPQFQPKSMRLRGLVESTGGGAGTCLEKKEKRKFWIALSREEIEEDIFALTGSRPARRPRKRPKNVQKVLDNVFPGLWLVGTTADSYRVADPPVKR; from the exons ATGGCAGCAGCACCAGTGAAGCCGCAGCCGCTGCATAACTTCCCCCTCTCCCTCAAATGGGGTCAGACCGCCGCACTCTCTGCCCCCAGCAACCACCACCACCATCGGAGTAGTAATAGCAGCCTTCCCACGTCCGCACTTGCACCTGACACTGAGACTGAATCTGACCCGGAACAAACAACAATCCGGCATCCTCATCGGGTCGGATCCCGCTCTGCTCGTGCTCATCGTTTCTCATTCACGTCTTGCACACCCCTCTTGCCGAAACCGAAAAATTCATCGACGGAAAATCAGCAGAAACAAACAACGTGTTTGGAAACAGAAGTCGCTGAAAAGCCGCAGAAGCAAGTCACCGTTCTGGAAAACTGCAACGGAGCTGACGCTGAAGAAGACGAAGAGGAGGATAAACATAagcaagaagaggaagaaggcaATTCGAGGCCATGGAAATTGAGGCCAAGAAGAGGAATTTTGGCAGCTAAGAGTAGAGGGGAGTTGAAAGAAGCGGTGATGGTACATGTAAATGAGAAGAAGGAGAGGGAGGATACTCCGCAGTTCCAGCCGAAATCGATGAGATTGAGGGGATTGGTAGAGTCTACTGGAGGAGGCGCCGGGACTTGCTtggaaaagaaggagaagaggaaaTTTTGGATAGCTCTGTCTAGAGAAGAAATTGAGGAGGATATTTTCGCTTTGACTGGGTCGAGACCTGCTAGGAGGCCCAGGAAACGACCGAAGAACGTGCAGAAGGTGCTTGAT AACGTTTTTCCTGGATTGTGGTTGGTGGGAACTACAGCCGATTCTTATAGAGTTGCCGATCCTCCAGTGAAG AGGTAA